From the Microcaecilia unicolor unplaced genomic scaffold, aMicUni1.1, whole genome shotgun sequence genome, one window contains:
- the LOC115459195 gene encoding 60S ribosome subunit biogenesis protein NIP7 homolog: MRPLTEDETRALFEKLSKYIGENIKLLVDRPDGTYCFRLHNERVYYVSEKILKLATSIARDKLVSLGTCFGKFTKTQKFRLHVTALDYLAPYAKYKVWVKPGSEQSFLYGNHVLKSGLGRITENTNQYQGVVVYSMSDVPLGFGVAAKSTQECRKMDPMAIVVFHQADVGEYVRHEETLT; the protein is encoded by the exons CATTGGAGAAAACATTAAGTTGCTTGTGGACCGGCCAGACGGTACCTACTGCTTTCGTTTGCATAACGAGCGGGTGTATTATGTCAG TGAGAAGATTTTAAAGTTGGCAACAAGCATTGCCCGAGATAAGTTGGTATCGCTAGGGACCTGCTTTGGGAAGTTCACCAAAACCCAGAAGTTTCGTCTGCATGTTACAGCTCTGGACTACCTCGCTCCATATGCCAAG TACAAAGTCTGGGTAAAACCAGGATCAGAACAGTCCTTTCTGTATGGGAACCATGTGTTGAAATCTGGGTTGGGCCGGATCACAGAGAACACAAACCAGTACCAAGGAGTGGTGGTTTACTCCATGTCTGATGTTCCCTTG GGCTTTGGAGTGGCTGCTAAGTCCACACAGGAGTGCCGGAAGATGGATCCCATGGCCATTGTGGTCTTTCACCAGGCTGACGTCGGTGAATACGTGCGACACGAGGAGACACTTACGTAG
- the LOC115459193 gene encoding transmembrane emp24 domain-containing protein 6-like, whose translation VQWASGITQDRHITATAHNPQGLLIQTSQDIRGQINFETKETGFYQLCLNNWKNHFGSVQVYLSFGVYYDGFGVEHEGQERQKLNDTLATIEESAQKVQIHVFHMWRFYNFARMRKGADYFTLLSNYHYVNWWSAVQSVVIVLSGVLQLYFLKRLFHTQPTTDTLKPRC comes from the exons GTTCAGTGGGCATCAGGGATTACACAGGACAGACATATTACTGCCACAGCCCACAATCCTCAGGGCCTTCTCATCCAGACCTCTCAGGACATCCGAGGACAGATCAACTTTGAAACCAAGGAAACAG GTTTTTACCAGCTGTGCCTGAACAACTGGAAGAATCACTTTGGCTCTGTGCAGGTCTATCTCAGTTTTGGTGTTTACTATGATGGTTTTGGAGTGGAACATGAAGGGCAAGAGAGGCAGAAGCTTAATGACACCTTGGCAACAATTGAG GAAAGCGCACAGAAGGTCCAGATCCACGTCTTCCATATGTGGCGGTTCTATAATTTTGCTCGGATGCGAAAGGGGGCCGATTACTTCACCCTTCTGTCCAACTACCATTATGTCAACTGGTGGTCAGCGGTGCAGAGTGTGGTCATCGTCCTTTCTGGAGTCCTGCAGTTGTATTTCTTAAAGCGTCTGTTTCACACTCAGCCCACCACAGACACGTTGAAGCCCCGATGCTAA